From one Halobacteriovoraceae bacterium genomic stretch:
- a CDS encoding PAS domain-containing protein → MVILDEKTNDTRFIPLLFVGVMSLVLGPFVLHFMGVDFSTNLVSSTALESGHFFLNKSFLSFEENAYYFLRGAFIHSLFEWSAFSLSLMIAFMSFVHYKANGNPVVPIMGTVFLISGCLDAYHLLVSTKLLAIPNITEETLSLSWSTCRIYNSIILLTCALYLYNYRSLSNVTYNGIKLRTLFFIGICLFIAIGGGVILSNISNPTNILKILSINSRITGPLELFPIVLLIIAIPIYYKIYKEEQTHFTFSILLSILPSMFTHIYMGLGSHERYDAFFNMSQFTEIIIYLVPFLGTVFDYLMTHEKMKLSEAKFRNLFMGSSDSVFLINSLGIFDCNKAALDLFGHKRRKTIVGRHLYEMSPNIQPSGESSTIEGRKKYAEVFANNCSNFEWMFRKQDGTYFESDVIMNRIKVGEVSFIQVVVRDISKRKVEERRLQNDLVNATQTSKLVALGEMSDGISHELNNPLAIIGACASKINRMLKYDNLDQQRLSELVSKISNTTFRAAEVVRNFQKFSYESKESDFSNYTVDEIIKQTKQLCQKKLQNEDIELKVSSPLNLKANCQISQVCQILLNLISNAKDICHEKDEKWIRIVVEEKDKMIAMRVIDPGFGIKEDILNKIYNPFFTTKEVGRGTGLGVSISKNLAFSQKGELYYELFEGHTSFVLEIPKVTSLSLVDELSKAA, encoded by the coding sequence TTGGTGATACTTGACGAAAAAACAAATGATACAAGATTTATTCCACTATTATTCGTAGGAGTGATGTCACTTGTGCTTGGACCATTTGTTCTTCATTTTATGGGAGTGGATTTTTCTACAAATCTTGTATCATCCACTGCGTTAGAATCGGGCCATTTTTTTTTAAATAAGTCATTTCTAAGTTTTGAAGAAAACGCATATTATTTTTTAAGAGGTGCGTTTATTCACTCCTTGTTTGAATGGTCGGCCTTTTCACTGAGTCTTATGATTGCTTTCATGTCTTTTGTCCATTACAAGGCCAATGGAAATCCTGTTGTTCCGATTATGGGGACGGTATTTCTTATTTCTGGTTGTTTAGATGCCTACCATTTACTTGTATCTACAAAATTATTAGCTATACCAAACATTACTGAAGAAACGCTTTCATTGTCTTGGTCGACCTGTCGGATTTATAATTCAATTATTCTTTTGACGTGCGCACTTTATCTCTACAACTATAGAAGTTTATCAAATGTAACATATAATGGAATAAAACTAAGAACATTATTTTTTATAGGAATTTGTTTATTTATTGCGATAGGTGGGGGAGTAATACTTTCTAATATATCAAATCCTACAAATATTTTAAAAATCTTATCTATTAACAGTAGAATCACTGGCCCATTGGAGTTGTTTCCAATTGTATTACTTATTATTGCAATTCCTATTTATTATAAAATCTATAAGGAAGAGCAAACTCATTTTACATTTTCAATACTGCTGTCCATTTTGCCATCAATGTTTACACATATCTATATGGGACTTGGATCACATGAAAGATATGATGCTTTTTTTAATATGAGTCAATTCACTGAAATTATTATTTACCTCGTCCCATTTTTAGGAACTGTTTTTGATTATTTGATGACGCATGAAAAAATGAAACTTAGTGAAGCTAAGTTTAGAAATCTTTTTATGGGCTCTAGTGACAGTGTTTTTCTAATTAATAGTTTGGGAATATTTGATTGTAATAAAGCGGCATTAGATTTATTTGGCCATAAAAGAAGAAAAACAATAGTTGGTAGACATCTTTATGAAATGTCTCCAAATATTCAGCCTTCGGGTGAGTCTTCTACAATTGAAGGAAGAAAAAAATACGCAGAGGTATTTGCAAATAATTGTTCAAATTTTGAATGGATGTTTAGAAAGCAAGATGGAACTTATTTTGAATCAGATGTCATAATGAATAGAATAAAGGTGGGAGAAGTTTCGTTTATTCAAGTCGTGGTTAGAGATATTTCAAAAAGAAAAGTTGAAGAAAGAAGATTGCAAAACGATTTGGTTAATGCAACACAAACATCTAAACTTGTTGCTCTCGGTGAGATGAGTGATGGGATATCTCATGAGTTGAATAATCCCTTAGCAATTATTGGAGCATGTGCAAGTAAGATTAATAGAATGTTAAAATATGATAATTTAGACCAACAGCGATTGAGTGAATTGGTATCAAAGATTTCAAATACTACATTCAGGGCCGCTGAAGTTGTCAGAAATTTTCAAAAATTTTCATATGAATCCAAAGAAAGTGATTTTTCGAACTACACAGTTGATGAAATTATTAAACAAACTAAACAACTGTGTCAGAAAAAGTTACAGAATGAAGACATAGAGTTAAAAGTTTCTTCTCCATTAAACTTAAAAGCCAATTGTCAAATATCTCAAGTTTGTCAAATTCTTTTAAACTTGATTAGTAATGCAAAAGATATTTGTCATGAAAAAGATGAAAAATGGATTAGAATTGTTGTAGAGGAAAAAGATAAAATGATTGCGATGAGGGTTATTGATCCTGGATTTGGAATCAAAGAAGATATATTAAACAAAATTTACAATCCTTTTTTTACCACTAAAGAAGTTGGTAGAGGAACAGGTTTGGGCGTTTCAATTTCAAAGAATCTCGCTTTTTCACAAAAAGGTGAGCTCTACTATGAACTATTTGAAGGGCATACTTCATTTGTCTTAGAAATTCCTAAGGTGACTTCTTTATCATTAGTTGACGAACTTTCAAAGGCCGCTTAA